From a region of the Streptomyces venezuelae genome:
- a CDS encoding PIG-L family deacetylase — MPVTRRRFAALLTVLTAGAAGVLSVATGQLTTAEATQEKNPDPARPASVTTGPVVQIVAHPDDDLFFMNPDLSRSLLSGTQVTTAYLTSGESDGRNEAHGGAATDPEQPADRAHYAEARQNGIRSAYAQMATGDRTSAWKRTVIPTEGGGRAELDVLIAKPQVNLVWLMLREARTTAEETPESLRGLWNGRIPALDSQLTSGTPVKQPFSYTKDQLVQTIAGVLDRYRPTTIRMQDPTPNRYGENGTGRFTDHQDHMYGARFVQAGTAAYAAQVSRRPHFTVQSYLGYHNSTLPHSLDPQTAETKTGFLRTYAWQDRQDYCGSPSGCGDRKVAGNPTGRNWAQSLRYTRADNTSWLTEGTPGRLWAFATLDGQTAYWTRTPGGDWAGPVLLPGTGIDPGATAARLPGGRVAVLATRTAFGAAPREYRREVVYAVQAVPDGPFGPWQSLGTPERTDDEGTSAISAPAVSVDARGAVTVYLRDSRRTLRASTQQPDGGFSPWERLGGEDLQSDPVTAIDAAGRRHVYATTTDSVLAWTQRTPDTPLLGPAPTGLPATTVPLSAAPDGAGVRLFFRRPDSGVVRTALVTAGPSVRPHVSSVTEAGGRAGYGAVGAAGRLMVGRADSGTISTTGLGGPPAWEQSRMLFAGAPSAVLEPSGTTTTAVLGLDAELHTTTTPGATRRPTWHRAVH; from the coding sequence ATGCCCGTGACCCGTCGCCGCTTCGCGGCCCTGCTCACCGTGCTGACAGCCGGCGCCGCCGGCGTGCTCTCCGTGGCCACCGGGCAGCTGACCACGGCCGAAGCCACCCAGGAGAAGAACCCGGACCCGGCCCGGCCGGCGAGCGTCACCACCGGCCCGGTCGTCCAGATCGTCGCCCACCCCGACGACGACCTGTTCTTCATGAACCCGGACCTCAGCCGATCCCTGCTGTCCGGCACCCAGGTCACCACCGCCTACCTCACCTCCGGCGAGTCCGACGGCCGCAACGAGGCCCACGGCGGCGCCGCCACCGACCCCGAACAGCCCGCCGACCGCGCCCACTACGCGGAGGCCCGGCAGAACGGCATCCGCTCCGCGTACGCGCAGATGGCCACCGGGGACCGCACCAGCGCGTGGAAGCGTACGGTCATACCCACCGAGGGCGGCGGACGCGCCGAGCTCGACGTCCTCATAGCAAAACCGCAGGTCAACCTCGTCTGGCTGATGCTGCGGGAGGCCCGCACCACCGCCGAGGAAACCCCCGAGAGCCTGCGCGGCCTGTGGAACGGCCGGATACCCGCGCTGGACTCGCAGCTCACCTCCGGCACCCCGGTCAAGCAGCCGTTCTCGTACACCAAGGACCAGCTCGTCCAGACGATAGCCGGGGTCCTGGACCGCTACCGGCCGACGACGATACGCATGCAGGACCCGACGCCGAACCGGTACGGCGAGAACGGGACCGGCCGGTTCACCGACCACCAGGACCACATGTACGGCGCCCGCTTCGTGCAGGCCGGCACCGCCGCCTACGCCGCCCAGGTCAGCAGGCGCCCGCACTTCACGGTCCAGAGCTACCTCGGCTACCACAACAGCACCCTGCCGCACTCGCTGGACCCGCAGACCGCCGAGACCAAGACCGGCTTCCTGAGGACCTACGCCTGGCAGGACCGCCAGGACTACTGCGGCAGCCCCTCGGGCTGCGGCGACCGCAAGGTCGCGGGCAACCCGACCGGACGCAACTGGGCCCAGTCGCTGCGCTACACCCGCGCCGACAACACCTCCTGGCTGACGGAGGGAACACCCGGCCGCCTGTGGGCCTTCGCCACCCTGGACGGCCAGACCGCGTACTGGACCCGCACCCCCGGCGGCGACTGGGCGGGCCCGGTGTTGCTCCCGGGCACGGGCATCGACCCGGGCGCCACCGCCGCCCGCCTCCCCGGCGGCCGCGTCGCCGTCCTCGCCACCCGCACCGCCTTCGGTGCCGCGCCCAGGGAGTACCGGCGCGAGGTCGTGTACGCCGTCCAGGCCGTGCCCGACGGCCCGTTCGGCCCCTGGCAGTCGCTCGGCACCCCGGAACGCACCGACGACGAGGGCACCTCGGCGATCAGCGCACCCGCGGTGTCCGTGGACGCGCGCGGCGCCGTCACCGTCTACCTCCGCGACTCGCGCCGCACCCTGCGCGCGAGCACGCAGCAGCCGGACGGCGGCTTCTCTCCGTGGGAACGGCTCGGCGGCGAGGACCTGCAGAGCGACCCGGTGACCGCGATCGACGCGGCCGGGCGGCGCCACGTGTACGCGACCACCACCGACTCCGTCCTCGCCTGGACCCAGCGCACCCCGGACACCCCGCTGCTCGGGCCCGCACCGACGGGCCTGCCCGCCACCACGGTCCCCCTCTCGGCCGCCCCGGACGGCGCGGGCGTCCGCCTCTTCTTCCGCCGCCCGGACTCGGGGGTCGTCCGCACCGCCCTGGTCACGGCGGGCCCCTCGGTCCGGCCGCACGTCTCCAGCGTCACGGAGGCGGGCGGCCGCGCGGGCTACGGCGCGGTCGGCGCGGCGGGCCGCCTCATGGTGGGCCGCGCGGACAGCGGCACCATCAGCACCACGGGCCTCGGCGGCCCGCCGGCGTGGGAGCAGTCCCGCATGCTCTTCGCGGGCGCCCCGTCGGCCGTCCTGGAGCCTTCGGGCACCACCACGACGGCGGTCCTGGGCCTGGACGCCGAACTCCACACGACGACGACCCCCGGCGCCACCAGGCGCCCCACCTGGCACCGCGCGGTCCACTGA
- a CDS encoding glutamine synthetase family protein, with protein MDKQQEFVLRTLEERDIRFVRLWFTDVLGFLKSVAVAPAELEQAFDEGIGFDGSAIEGFARVYESDMIAKPDPSTFQILPWRAEAPGTARMFCDILMPDGSPSFADPRYVLKRILAKTSDLGFTFYTHPEIEFFLLKDKPLDGTRPVPADNSGYFDHTPQNVGMDFRRQAITMLESMGISVEFSHHEGAPGQQEIDLRYADALSTADNIMTFRLVMKQVALEQGVQATFMPKPFSEYPGSGMHTHLSLFEGDRNAFYESGAEYQLSKVGRSFIAGLLRHAAETAAVTNQWVNSYKRIWGGSSRSAGAGGEAPSYICWGHNNRSALIRVPMYKPGKTGSSRVEVRSIDSGANPYLTYAVLLAAGLKGIEEGYELPAGADDDVWALSDAERRAMGIEPLPQNLGEAISLMERSELVAETLGEHVFDFFLRNKKQEWEEYRSEVTAFELRKNLPVL; from the coding sequence ATGGACAAGCAGCAGGAATTCGTCCTCCGGACGCTTGAGGAGCGCGACATCCGCTTCGTGCGCCTGTGGTTCACCGACGTACTGGGCTTCCTCAAGTCCGTCGCGGTCGCACCGGCGGAGCTGGAGCAGGCCTTCGACGAGGGCATCGGGTTCGACGGCTCCGCGATCGAGGGCTTCGCCCGGGTCTACGAGTCCGACATGATCGCCAAGCCGGACCCGAGCACGTTCCAGATACTGCCGTGGCGCGCGGAGGCCCCCGGGACCGCCCGGATGTTCTGCGACATCCTGATGCCGGACGGCTCGCCGTCCTTCGCGGACCCGCGCTACGTCCTCAAGCGCATCCTCGCCAAGACCTCCGACCTGGGCTTCACCTTCTACACCCACCCGGAGATCGAGTTCTTCCTGCTGAAGGACAAGCCGCTGGACGGCACCCGTCCGGTCCCGGCCGACAACTCCGGCTACTTCGACCACACCCCGCAGAACGTGGGCATGGACTTCCGCCGCCAGGCGATCACCATGCTCGAATCCATGGGCATCTCGGTGGAGTTCAGCCACCACGAGGGCGCCCCCGGCCAGCAGGAGATCGACCTGCGCTACGCCGACGCGCTCTCCACGGCCGACAACATCATGACCTTCCGCCTCGTCATGAAGCAGGTCGCCCTCGAACAGGGCGTCCAGGCCACCTTCATGCCGAAGCCGTTCTCGGAGTACCCCGGCTCGGGCATGCACACCCACCTCTCCCTCTTCGAGGGCGACCGCAACGCCTTCTACGAGTCGGGCGCCGAGTACCAGCTCTCCAAGGTCGGCCGCTCCTTCATCGCGGGCCTGCTGCGCCACGCCGCCGAGACGGCGGCGGTCACCAACCAGTGGGTCAACTCCTACAAGCGCATCTGGGGCGGCTCCTCCCGCAGCGCCGGCGCGGGCGGCGAGGCCCCCTCGTACATCTGCTGGGGCCACAACAACCGCTCGGCCCTGATCCGCGTCCCGATGTACAAGCCGGGCAAGACGGGCTCCTCGCGCGTCGAGGTCCGCTCGATCGACTCGGGCGCGAACCCGTACCTCACCTACGCGGTGCTCCTGGCGGCCGGCCTCAAGGGCATCGAGGAGGGCTACGAACTCCCGGCGGGCGCCGACGACGACGTCTGGGCCCTCTCCGACGCCGAACGCCGCGCGATGGGCATCGAACCCCTCCCGCAGAACCTCGGCGAGGCCATCTCCCTGATGGAGCGCAGCGAACTGGTCGCCGAGACCCTCGGCGAGCACGTCTTCGACTTCTTCCTGCGCAACAAGAAGCAGGAGTGGGAGGAGTACCGCTCGGAGGTCACGGCCTTCGAACTCCGCAAGAACCTCCCGGTGCTGTAA
- a CDS encoding DUF3105 domain-containing protein produces the protein MASKSGRTNQYTDPNSRQARIAEMRRAEQIRERRNKAIAITAASAVVVGLVGFGAWVLIDQKQAEQRKEAAAAKIRKEAEEIRKQPVEGEQLWDAKTLGRNHVETPVKYEMNPPVGGDHHPRWMNCNGDVYKSPVPEVNAVHSLEHGAVWVTYNEKAPKADVDKLAATVGKTPYTLMSPVKEQTGAIMLSAWGKQLTVDSADDPRVSKFFTKYVQGEQTPEPGAACTSGLAGK, from the coding sequence ATGGCCAGCAAGTCCGGCAGGACCAACCAGTACACCGACCCCAATTCCCGTCAGGCGCGCATAGCCGAGATGCGCCGCGCCGAGCAGATCCGGGAGCGGCGCAACAAGGCCATCGCGATCACGGCCGCGTCGGCCGTCGTCGTCGGCCTCGTCGGCTTCGGCGCCTGGGTGCTGATCGACCAGAAGCAGGCCGAGCAGCGCAAGGAGGCGGCCGCGGCGAAGATCCGCAAGGAGGCCGAGGAGATCCGCAAGCAGCCCGTCGAGGGCGAGCAGCTGTGGGACGCGAAGACGCTGGGGCGCAACCACGTCGAGACCCCGGTGAAGTACGAGATGAACCCGCCGGTCGGTGGTGACCACCACCCCCGCTGGATGAACTGCAACGGTGACGTCTACAAGAGCCCGGTGCCGGAGGTGAACGCCGTGCACTCGCTGGAGCACGGCGCGGTGTGGGTGACGTACAACGAGAAGGCGCCCAAGGCCGACGTGGACAAGCTCGCCGCGACCGTCGGCAAGACGCCGTACACGCTGATGAGCCCGGTCAAGGAGCAGACCGGGGCGATCATGCTCAGTGCGTGGGGCAAGCAGCTGACCGTGGACAGCGCGGACGACCCGCGGGTGTCGAAGTTCTTCACGAAGTACGTGCAGGGCGAGCAGACCCCGGAGCCGGGCGCGGCCTGCACGAGCGGGCTGGCCGGCAAGTGA